In Oryza sativa Japonica Group chromosome 11, ASM3414082v1, the following are encoded in one genomic region:
- the LOC4350686 gene encoding glutamyl-tRNA(Gln) amidotransferase subunit B, chloroplastic/mitochondrial — protein MALTLLRGMRTPVVARRNAGLFFTTLQSPLLSRFTMRAESARAAAPKSIQLATKEAAEQKAQGFEAVIGIETHVQLSTVTKAFCSCPYSYGSQPNSTVCPTCMGHPGTLPVLNAKVVECAVRLGLALNCEIAMTSKFDRKQYFYPDLPKGYQISQFDIPIAKEGYLDLDLPVEFGGGHRRFGVTRVHMEEDAGKLLHSESGSYSQVDLNRAGVPLLEIVSEPDMRTGIEAAEYGAELQRLVRYLGVSNGNMQEGSLRCDVNVSVRPIGQSNFGTKVEIKNMNSFSAISRAIDYEISRQILLHKEGQADQIVQETRLWDESSQKTFTMRKKEGLADYRYFPEPDLPEVVLTSEYIDEIQNSMPELPEAKRRRFENMGLSMQDVLFLANDDNVARFFDSTLEHGADAKLAANWIMGDIAAYLKNEKLSIDEIKLTPLELSELIASIRNGTISGKIGKEILIELIAKGGTVKSVIEEKDLVQIADPAAIEAMVDQVLADNPKQLEQYRSGKTKLQGFFAGQVMKASKGKANPVLLNKILGEKLKANS, from the exons ATGGCACTGACCCTTCTCAGAGGGATGCGAACGCCGGTTGTAGCTAGAAGGAATGCTGGCTTGTTCTTCACCACATTGCAGTCTCCGTTGTTGTCCCGCTTCACGATGAGAGCGGAGAGCGCGCGGGCCGCAGCGCCCAAGTCGATTCAGCTGGCGaccaaggaggcggcggagcagaAGGCGCAGGGCTTCGAGGCGGTCATCGGGATCGAGACCCATGTCCAGCTCTCGACGGTCACAAAGGCGTTCTGCTCGTGCCCGTACAGCTACGGGTCGCAGCCGAACAGCACCGTCTGCCCCACCTGCATGGGGCACCCCGGAACGCTGCCCGTTCTTAACGCAAAGGTTGTCGAATGCGCCGTGAGGTTGGGCCTCGCTCTCAATTGCGAGATCGCGATGACGTCCAAGTTTGATCGGAAGCAGTACTTCTACCCGGACCTGCCCAAGGGGTATCAGATTTCGCAGTTTGACATTCCCATTGCCAAGGAGGGTTACCTTGATTTGGATCTTCCGGTGGAGTTCGGCGGTGGGCATAGGAGATTTGGGGTCACAAGGGTGCATATGGAAGAAGATGCTGGCAAGCTGCTTCACTCTGAATCCGGGAGTTACTCTCAG GTTGACTTAAATAGGGCTGGCGTTCCTTTACTTGAAATTGTCTCAGAGCCAGATATGAGAACAGGGATAGAGGCTGCCGAGTATGGTGCTGAGCTACAGAGGCTTGTTAGGTACCTGGGCGTGAGTAATGGTAACATGCAGGAAGGTTCCCTTCGCTGTGATGTGAATGTTTCTGTTCGGCCAATTGGACAATCAAATTTTGGTACAAAG GTTGAAATAAAGAATATGAATTCATTTTCTGCAATAAGTAGGGCAATAGATTATGAGATCTCCCGGCAGATTCTTCTTCATAAAGAAGGTCAGGCTGATCAAATTGTACAAGAAACCCGGCTGTGGGATGAATCTTCTCAG AAAACTTTTACAATGCGAAAAAAGGAGGGACTTGCTGATTATAGATATTTTCCTGAGCCTGATCTTCCTGAAGTTGTTCTTACTAGTGAGTACATTGATGAAATTCAAAACTCAATGCCAGAGCTTCCTGAAGCAAAGCGTAGGCGCTTCGAGAATATGGGACTCAGCATGCAAGATGTTCTTTTCCTTGCTAATGACGATAAT GTTGCTCGGTTCTTCGATTCTACCCTTGAGCACGGCGCGGATGCAAAGCTGGCTGCCAACTGGATCATGGGTGACATTGCTGcttatttgaaaaatgaaaaacttTCCATTGATGAAATTAAATTAACACCTCTGGAGCTTTCTGAATTGATTGCATCTATAAGGAATGGAACTATCAGTGGGAAGATTGGAAAGGAG ATTCTGATTGAACTCATTGCGAAAGGTGGAACTGTCAAGTCTGTGATAGAGGAGAAAGATTTGGTTCAG ATAGCAGATCCTGCAGCAATTGAGGCAATGGTAGATCAAGTATTAGCTGATAATCCAAAGCAACTTGAGCAGTATCGGTCCGGGAAAACTAAATTGCAAGGATTTTTTGCTGGCCAG GTGATGAAAGCATCAAAGGGTAAAGCTAATCCTGTTTTGTTGAACAAAATCCTCGGGGAGAAATTGAAGGCCAATAGTTGA
- the LOC112936931 gene encoding uncharacterized protein, producing the protein MFLSRYGFEIEPEMVYNDIVRAAAIVFRCDAVEKDLYEHLQHLGRHLKNVSGIDYENWGTVKLATAFKIICSRKIDKSDEMFSDDVRSKLLDDADKYKDLVFRTGCIANYKKNFRSQYTQE; encoded by the exons ATGTTTTTAAGTCGTTATGGCTTTGAAATCGAACCGGAGATG GTCTACAACGATATTGTTCGTGCTGCAGCCATCGTGTTTAGGTGTGATGCTGTTGAGAAGGACCTTTACGAGCACTTGCAACATCTTGGTCGTCACCTCAAGAATGTGTCTGGCATTGACTATGAGAATTGGGGAACTGTGAAACTCGCGACAGCTTTTAAGATCATATGCAGCCGCAAAATTGATAAATCTGATGAG ATGTTTTCAGACGACGTGCGATCAAAGCTGCTAGATGATGCAGACAAATACAAAGATCTTGTTTTTCGGACAGGTTGCATTGCAAActacaaaaaaaattttaggtCTCAATATACTCAGGAATGA